One window of Chloroflexota bacterium genomic DNA carries:
- a CDS encoding zinc ribbon domain-containing protein has translation MKSKLTMIGLAVMAVVWLAGASAGVARAADNGSLKSLTVMVWPEYDDPRVLVLYEGEFTDATAFPRDVYFYVPAGAANLATAYADDKGDLINTDPATLDAPVDGFARVNVKLPRSRFHIEYYYDPLPKTTDKKFDFAYKAAQPTGAVNLQIQQPLKAENFTTEPAAASQAASNHGFKNHNFAFPSMTAEQTFKVSVQYTKTDPKPSIENVAQTLPATTPGAPAPSGSASSSADWTTYLPVALGAAALALAALAFFAWRSRQGAALQPAHAGPRPRRKGRPAPAASYFCTKCGNGLDEDDMYCPACGTKRRA, from the coding sequence ATGAAGTCCAAATTGACGATGATTGGGCTGGCCGTGATGGCCGTGGTGTGGCTGGCGGGCGCATCCGCCGGCGTGGCGCGCGCCGCCGACAACGGCAGTCTCAAGTCGCTCACGGTCATGGTCTGGCCGGAGTACGACGACCCCCGCGTGCTGGTGCTGTACGAAGGCGAGTTCACCGACGCGACCGCTTTCCCCCGCGATGTGTACTTCTACGTGCCGGCCGGCGCAGCGAACCTGGCCACCGCCTATGCCGATGACAAAGGCGACTTGATCAACACCGATCCAGCCACGCTGGACGCCCCCGTCGATGGCTTCGCGCGCGTAAACGTGAAACTGCCCCGGAGCCGCTTTCACATCGAGTACTACTACGACCCGCTGCCGAAGACCACCGACAAGAAGTTTGACTTCGCGTACAAAGCCGCGCAGCCGACTGGCGCGGTGAACCTGCAGATCCAGCAGCCGCTCAAGGCCGAGAACTTCACGACCGAGCCGGCGGCCGCCAGCCAGGCCGCCTCAAACCACGGCTTCAAGAACCACAACTTCGCTTTTCCATCGATGACGGCCGAGCAGACGTTCAAGGTGAGCGTGCAATACACCAAGACGGACCCGAAGCCGTCCATCGAAAACGTGGCGCAGACGCTGCCCGCCACCACCCCCGGCGCCCCGGCGCCGTCAGGCAGCGCAAGCAGCAGCGCCGATTGGACAACGTACCTGCCCGTGGCGCTTGGCGCGGCCGCACTGGCGCTGGCCGCGCTGGCGTTCTTCGCGTGGCGCTCGCGCCAGGGCGCCGCCCTGCAGCCGGCACACGCCGGACCGCGCCCGCGCCGCAAAGGACGCCCGGCCCCGGCCGCGTCGTACTTCTGCACGAAGTGCGGCAATGGGCTGGACGAGGACGACATGTACTGCCCGGCTTGCGGCACCAAGCGCCGCGCGTGA
- a CDS encoding response regulator transcription factor, whose amino-acid sequence MRVLVVDDHPLVRDGLASLLKLRGYDVAGAAANGVQAVELARALRPDLILMDIAMPEMDGLQATRLITAENPEARVVMLTVSDNDDALFEAIKAGARGYVLKSTETESFFQMLTGVARGEEPISGSLARRILGEFATNRRDGRAQRDDEPLTAREILVLEHVAEGLTNRDIAERMALSENTIKYYLKNILQKLHMHNRAQAAAFAVQSGILHPRPP is encoded by the coding sequence ATGCGCGTGCTGGTGGTCGACGATCATCCGCTGGTTCGCGACGGGTTGGCATCGCTGCTGAAGTTGCGCGGCTATGATGTGGCCGGCGCAGCGGCCAACGGTGTGCAGGCCGTCGAGTTGGCGCGCGCGCTGCGGCCGGACCTGATCCTGATGGATATCGCCATGCCGGAGATGGACGGCCTGCAGGCCACACGCCTGATCACCGCCGAAAATCCCGAAGCCCGCGTGGTCATGCTGACCGTATCCGACAACGACGACGCGCTTTTCGAGGCGATCAAGGCCGGCGCACGCGGCTACGTGCTGAAGAGCACGGAGACCGAATCGTTCTTTCAGATGCTGACCGGCGTCGCGCGCGGCGAGGAGCCGATCTCGGGCAGCCTTGCGCGCCGCATCCTGGGCGAGTTCGCAACCAACCGCCGCGATGGGCGGGCGCAGCGCGACGACGAGCCGCTGACCGCGCGCGAAATACTGGTGCTCGAACATGTCGCCGAGGGACTGACCAACCGCGACATCGCCGAGCGGATGGCGTTGAGCGAAAACACGATCAAGTATTACCTGAAGAACATCTTGCAGAAACTGCACATGCACAACCGCGCGCAGGCGGCGGCATTTGCGGTGCAATCCGGCATCCTGCATCCGCGGCCGCCATAG